Within the Armatimonadota bacterium genome, the region CGGAGCGTGTCTATGCCGTTCCGGATCAAGTGAATGCGGCTAGGCATGACGCCGTATTCCCGGGCATCGGAAGCCGTCGCCTCACTCACGCCCACCACACTGTCGCATAGTCGCAATGCCCGATGGCCCACGCGGATCAACACCGCGGAATTGACCGTCGCGCGAAGGTCGCCATGCATGGTAAAGACCAGGCCCAACCCCAACGGCCGACCGACCACTGCGGCGATTACGACGGACTTGTAGTCGTGGCAATGTACAACATCCGGGCGAATGCGCCGAAATGCGGCGATTAAGCGCAAGAACACGATCGGGTCCACCGCGCCACGCGTCGGTAACAAGAGGGATTCGTAACCTTCGGCACGTAAGCAGTCGCACAACTCAGTGTGCGGCTCCCGAGCATCCGCAAGACACGCTACCACGGAGTCGCCGGAATACGCGTGGACCAACGTGCGGATGACACCCTCGGCACCGTAAAGACCGCAGCTGCTTCGCAAGTGGAGGACTCGCGGCGGCTTGCTAGCTGGCGTCATTGCGCCTCCCCGCGGCGGTCAGGTTGCGGTAAAGGTCGGCTGTGCGCCGAACCATGGCCTGCACGTCGAACTCTTCCGCCACGCGGTCCCGGCCGGCGGCGCCCATGGCTTTCGCACTGACACTATCCGCCAGAAGACCGCCAAGACGATGCGCGAGCGCTTCAACGTTTTCATGGGGCACAATGTAGCCGGTAACGCCTTCCAATACGCACTCGGCGTTGCCACCCACATCCGTCGCCACGACCGGCAAACCGGCCGCCATGGCCTCAATGATGGCGTTCGACATCCCTTCACTATGAGTGGATAACACGAAGACGTCCATTGCTGCCAGAATCCTCGCGACGTCTTTTCGCGCGCCGGCGAACGTCACGTGGTCCCGGATTCCCATTGAATCCGCCAATCCGCTCAGCCTGTCCATTTCGGTCCCCTCGCCCACAAGCACCAAATGTGAATTCGGGTGCGCGGCGGCAACCGGCCCCATGGCCTTGATGAGAGTGGTGTGGTCCTTGACCGGACGGAGGTTGCCAACCATGACGATCGCGGCAGCATCGTTCGGAACGCCGAGGTCGCGGCGCATTTCAGCGCGATCGCCACGTTCAGAAAACCGCGCCGGATCGAGGCCGTTATAGATGACCCGAATGCGCTCCGTGGCCACCCCCTCACGCTCATGTACCGCCGTCTGGACCGCGCGCGATGGAGCGATGAACGCCTTCACCTGGGGATCGATAAACCGCAGAGCCAACCGTCGCAACGGCGTTTGCGCGAAACCGAGGTCGCGGCGGCTGGATACAAGCGGGCATTTCAGGGCGCGGGCAACGCTCACGCCCATCCAGTCCGACTTGAAATGGAAAGTATGGATGGCGGCCACGCCTCTTCCCGCCGCTCGGCTGATGACATCGCGAACAACAGCGCGGCCGGCTGGCGCGTAAAGCCGGTGCACTGTCACCGGCCAGGTCTCGACGCCCGAGTCGGCGATCAACTTGAGGACAGGTTGGTCGCCGGCAAGGTTACACACAATCGGCGTGTACCCTTCGGAAGGAAGCCGCTTTGTTAGTTCCAGGAGGTGGGTTTCAGTGCCTCCCGGGCGCTCCAAAGCA harbors:
- a CDS encoding glycosyltransferase, giving the protein MAIPFVGLEPDTSRVTHVARSRGMPTLNAAMQPSVLFLIDALERPGGTETHLLELTKRLPSEGYTPIVCNLAGDQPVLKLIADSGVETWPVTVHRLYAPAGRAVVRDVISRAAGRGVAAIHTFHFKSDWMGVSVARALKCPLVSSRRDLGFAQTPLRRLALRFIDPQVKAFIAPSRAVQTAVHEREGVATERIRVIYNGLDPARFSERGDRAEMRRDLGVPNDAAAIVMVGNLRPVKDHTTLIKAMGPVAAAHPNSHLVLVGEGTEMDRLSGLADSMGIRDHVTFAGARKDVARILAAMDVFVLSTHSEGMSNAIIEAMAAGLPVVATDVGGNAECVLEGVTGYIVPHENVEALAHRLGGLLADSVSAKAMGAAGRDRVAEEFDVQAMVRRTADLYRNLTAAGRRNDAS